The genomic window AAACCCGACCAGGTCTCATCAATAAACAATTTTATCACTGACGGCGGACTCTTCGGCCTGATACAGCTGAACGTCGGAATACCACTTTACTAAAACTAACAAAATCCTTTAACCTTATAATCCCACACAAAAATATCATGGCAAAAACTAAACTCGACAAAGCGGCAGTAATTGCAATTAAGGATTGCATGGGTGCAAAGAAAAAAGAAAAAATTCTTGTCGTTACAGACGAAGTAAAAAGAGATATCGGTTATGTATTATATAATAATGCCCTCAGCCTGGGCTATGAGGCTCTCTTAGTTGAAATGAAATCGCGCCAGTTTAACGGTGAGGAACCCCCGGCTGAAGTGGCAGAACTCATGCAGAAATACGACGTTGTTTTCTGCCCCACGGCAAAATCACTCACTCATACAGATGCCAGGCGCCAGGCTTCTGATAATGGAGCCAGAATTGCAACTTTCCCCGGCATTACGCCTGAAGTAATGATACGCGGCTTAAACGCAGATTATAAAAAAATTGCAGCTTTGACTCTTAAACTGAAAAAAGTATTTGAAAAAACCAGAACCGTAAGGGTTACTTCTCCGGCCGGGACCGACATTACAATGGATATCTCTGGGCGAACGGCTTATGCCAGCAAGGGGCTTTTCCATAAAAAAGGGGAAAGCGGTAACCTACCTACGGGTGAAACCTTTGTGGCCCCCCTGGAAGGAACCTCACAGGGCGTTGTTGTCGTTGACGGCTCCATGGCGGGCCTTGGCATGATGAAAAACGCCAATATCAGAATTAAGGTCGAAAATGGCTATGCCACTGAAATTAAAGGCGGCCCCGAGGCTAAAAAACTCATTAAATTGCTGGACGCCCACGGAAAAGATGCCCGCAATGTGGCTGAATTCGGAATCGGTACCAACGATAAGGCAAAGTTAAGCGGCATACTCCTTGAAGACGAGAAGGTCATGGGAACAATTCACATAGCTTTCGGGGATAATAAATCAATGGGCGGAAGTGTCCGCGTGGCAAGCCACCTGGATGGACTGGTTAAAAAGCCTACGGTTTATTTTGACGGAAAAATTATTATGAAAGACGGGAAACTGCTCCTTAAATAGCCCCGCTGAAAGTCAATTGAATGGGAAAAAGGCATGCCTCTTTGAGGCATGCCTTTTCTTTTGGGGGAATATTTATCCCCATAAAAACATTCTTGCTTTTTCTTTATGGATGATGTATAATTGTATCGTCAAAGTAGTCGAAAATCTTCCAAATCAGGCCCCAATTTAGCGGAAAAATGCATTTCGCGGGTAGTTTTTGAATTTTAGCCTAATTTTTAGTATATTTGCAAACTAAATATTAGACTACTTGCATGACATTACTTAAGACCTTAAATTTAGAGCAAAAAGAAGCTGTTGAGTATCTTGACGGCCCGCAAATGATTGTTGCCGGAGCAGGATCCGGGAAAACCAGGGTGCTGACTTATAAGATCGCATACCTGATTGACCAGGGATTCGAGCCTTCTTCTATCCTGGCTCTCACTTTTACAAACAAGGCAGCAAACGAGATGAAACAGCGCATCCGCTCACTTATAGGCGAAAGCGCAAACCACCTCTGGATGGGTACTTTCCACTCCATTTTTGCCAAAATACTCCGTATTGAAGCCGAAAAAATTAACTTTAAGAGCAATTTCTCGATCTATGACACCGAAGATTCCTCGGCTCTTGTAAGCACAATACTCCAGGAAATGAACTGGATGATGGAAGGCGTTACGGCAAATTCAATCCACCATAAGATCAGCTTCCTGAAGAACCAGATGATCTATCCTAAAGAATATGCCGATAATATCGCATCTTCCGTGCTGGAGAGGAAAATTGCCGATATATATGAAGAATTCAACAAGCGCCTGCACGAGAATAACTCTATGGACTTTGACGACCTGCTCTTAAAGCCTATTGAGCTTTTTAAGGAAAAGGAGAAGGTCCTTCAGAAGTATAAAAAGAAATTTACATATATACTGGTAGATGAATACCAGGATACCAACCGTGCTCAGTACGAACTCTTAAGACTCCTTGTCTCGTCTAAAAGAAACATTTGTGTCGTCGGCGATGACGCTCAGAGCATTTACGGCTGGAGAGGCGCCGATATACGCAATATGCTCGACTTTGAAAGGGATTTCCCGAAAGCTAAAATATTCCGCCTCGAGCAGAACTACCGCTCAACCAAGACCATTCTGGCTGCAGCAGGTTCAGTTATAAAGAACAACCAGGAACAGATAGCCAAGACGCTCTGGACAGAAAACAATGACGGCGAAGAGCTTGCTCTCGTCAGGTGCTCGGATGAAAAGGACGAGGCTTACCAGCTTACAAAGCTTATAAAAGAGGAAATCTCGCAGAAGAAGCTTTCATATAAGGATTTTGCAATACTCTATAGAATTAACTCACAGTCCAGGGCCCTTGAAGACGCCTTCAGGCGCGAGAGGATTCCATACAGAATCATCGGCGGAATAGAATTTTATAAGAGAAAAGAAGTAAAAGATGTAATTGCATACCTGAGGGTCCTGGCAAACCAGGCCGATGAGGAAAGCCTGCTCAGGATTATGAACTTTCCGCAGCGCGGAATAGGCAATACTTCCATCTCCAAGATGATTGCTTTTGCCAGAAAGCATCACCTTACACTCTTCGATACAATGATGAGGGTCTTCGAGGTAATTGAGGTAAAGGAAAGAATTCAGAAGAACGTCAAGGCATTCAAGCTCCTTCTGGATAAATATATTACACTCAATGAAAAACTCTCCTTAAGCGAGCTTATTTCGGCCCTTATTGATGAACTCGGTATACTCAGGGTTTATAAGGAGGAAAACACTCCCGAGTCGCTCGTAAGATATGAGAACATTCAGGAACTCCTTAACGCAATAAGCGACTACTCCAAAAGTGTCCCAAATGCTACTATGGAACAGTACCTGGCCGAGGTCTCTCTTGTCTCGGGAGTCGATCAGATGGAAGACGAGAATAACAGCGTTACAATGATGACTGTCCACAGCGCAAAAGGGCTGGAATTCCCGGTCGTTTTTGTCTCGGGCCTTGAAGAGGATATATTCCCGCTTGCCCCCAAATTTAACTCCGACGCCAGAATTGAAGAGGAAAGACGCCTTTTCTATGTCGCACTTACACGCGCACAGTCGAAAGTTTTTCTAACCTACGCCCGTTCACGCTACCGCTTTGGAGAGGTTGCATACCAGAGCAAATCCAGGTTCATCGAGGAACTGGACCCGGCAACTTATGTCGAGCTTAACGGTGCCGCGGGGCGCAAGGGCTCCAGCCGCCGCACTAAGAAAGATTTTATGTACGATGAGCATTACCAGGAGGACTATGATGACTTTAACCAGGAGCAGAAGTCTCTCCGTATGGGCTCAAAGGTAATGCATGAAAAGTTCGGTCTCGGAAAGGTCCAGCAGATCAACGGCATCGGCGAGATGCAGAGAGTTACAGTAGCCTTCGAGGAGGCAGGTGTAAAACAGCTCCTTGTGAAATTTGCAAAATTAAAAGTTCTTTAGGAAATAGCGGAAGTAAAAGAACCAGTGTCCTTTAACTGGATAATTATGTTCTTTTTTCTGCTTTCCACGTGTTCGCTAAAGGGGAAAAATCCCCTTGAATTAGATAAATTAAGTTGTATACCTTAAATGGATATTATTAAACCGGAGGAAAAATGAAAATTGGAGTGTTGACTGGCGGGGGAGATTGCCCAGGTCTGAATCCTGTTATCCGTGCAGTTGTTAGAAAGTCCATTCAGAATGGCCATCAGGTTGTTGGTTTTACAGAAGGGTGGAAAGGTTTACTTGAGAATAAATATATTAATCTGGATGTCGATGCAGTTTCAGGTATTTTACATCGCGGTGGTACTATTCTCAGAAGTTCACGCACAAACGTTTATAAAGTGCCGAACGGCGAAGCTACTATAATTAAGAATATGAAGGACAGCGGCATAGATGCGCTCGTGGCTATCGGCGGCGAGGATACACTCGGTGTTGCAACAAAATTATACAAGGCAGGCGTTAACGTTGTTGGCGTTCCCAAGACAATCGACAACGATCTTAACGCAACAGATTATACCTTCGGATTCGATACAGCTGTTAATATTGCAATGGAAGCCATTGACCGCCTCCACACAACAGCCGAATCACACAACCGCGTAATGGTAGTTGAAGTAATGGGCCGTCACGCCGGATGGATAGCACTTCATTCAGGTATGGCCGGCGGAGCTGACATTATTCTTATCCCTGAACAGCCTTTCAAAATGGACGAAGTTTGCGACGTCCTGAAGAAAAGACACGCAAGAGGCAAAAACTTCTCTATAGTCGTTGTTGCCGAAGGCGCACAGTGGGATACATCTGATGAAAAAGAGAGTATGATTTTGCAGAGCCAGGAACTCGATTCATTCGGCCACGTAAGACTTGGCGGAATCGGAAACCTCCTTGCAAGCGAAATTGAAAAGCGTACAGGCTTTGAAACAAGAGCAACAATTTTAGGCCACGTTCAAAGAGGCGGATCTCCAACAGCTTTCGACAGAGTACTCGGTACACGCTTCGGCGTATTTGCCGCTGAACTGGTGGAAAAGGGTGACTTCGGTAAAATGGCTTCACTCAGGGGTGTTGACATAGTTGCCGTTCCTCTTGAAGCTGCTACAGGAGAACTTAAGACTGTTGATGCAAAGCTGATGGATGTTGCTGCAACATTCTTCGGATGATATTGTCCTTAGTTTGATTAAAAGCCGGCAGCCTTTATGGCAGCCGGCTTTTTTTATGGCTTAATTCTTTTATGGCTTAATTCTGTTGTAGGTTGCCAGCAGTTTATTTCTGTAGGTCTCTTTTATCTTTTCTTCCACGTCCCCGATCGGCTTAATGGGAATTAGATCCATTACTTCTTCCGAAGTCATACCCGAAAACATCGTCTTTAAGGCCCCTTCGGCCATCTTCTTTATGCCTTCTTCTGCTTCAGTTTCGCTGAGGCCGAATTCCTTCATGATGTTTCCTAATTCATAAAGCTGGAACCATAAATACGTGGGCCCCATTGCGGTAAGGACTGCAAAGGCCTCCAGCTTTTCCTCGGGCACTACAGGGCAGTCGCCAAGTGGCTTAAGCAGATCAAGAACTGCCGCCTTTTCCTTTCCAGTAATTCCGGAAGAAAAACTTACCGGGTTATAACCCGCATTTACAATTGAAGGAGCATTCGGAATTACTCTTACAATCCTGCTAAAGCCTCCCAGAGCCTCCTGCATTTTTGATATTGTTATCTTTGGTGCCAGTGAGACAAGGATACTGTTCTTACTGAGCTCAGTCCTTATTTCTTTCAAAATGTCACATATAAGCGGGGGATGAAGTGAAAGGAAAACAATATCCTGCCTTGCCGGGAGCTTGTCGTCATTGTATGAAATACAAATTTCCGGATAAGTCTGCTTCAGCTTTTCCAGATATCCCGCTATAATATCACTGACCACGACATTTGGAAAAGTCAGCCCGGTATTGCTAAGGCCCTTCAGGATTATGCGGGTAATCCTGCCCCCGCCAATGAAACCGTAAGAATTTGAATCCATATACACTCCGGACAATTATTGTAAATTTAATGCAACTGATATCTCGAATGTCTTGAACTCTAGAGATTAAAATATGGGCGAACTCCTCTCAGGAAGATGTGCCGCCTCTTAAGAGAAAGAGAAACAGGCGGGGAGTCTCACCTCGAGCGCTCACTGTTCAGAATTCTTGTGGATGCACAATGAGTCTTTTAATGCAGACAATACTGAAAAGACAACATTTCTTTGAACTTTAGTCACGGATTTAGTCGGTTTTTACGCTTTCTTTTGAAATGCACAATATTATACTTACACAAAATACAAGAAGCGGCATAAAAAGCAAGACTTTTCCTCTGTGGGCGCAAAAATCTTTAATTTATTGCTGCTAAACGTGTTATGGCGCAAAATGAGGGCTGTATAATGTTAATTCATATAAACTTAAGTGCATTTCTGCTTGGATTTTATTCTTTATTTTTTAATATTTACCGTTAACGGAAATTTGAGGGGTTAAATGAATACAGGCAAAATGCCGCTAATCTTAATTGCAATTTTTACTTTTCTTTTTGCTCAAAGCGCCTCTGCTTTTTCAACAGGAGCAGACAGCGCCGCCTATAAACAAAATCCGAACTACTGGCTGCAGACAGGTTTATATAACATATACAGGACACAGCACTCAAACGTCGTAATGCTCGGAAACTCCATAACGCACGGCGTCAACTGGAATGAACTGCTTGGAAGAAATGATGTGGCCGAAAGAGGCATACCAAGCGATATGGTTGAAGGCTTCCTAAGCCGCCTGGACTATATCTACAAACTCAACCCAAAAGTCTGCTTTATTATGGGCGGAATAAACGATATCTATTCGGGCTTCAGTGTAGACACGGTTTTTAATGAATATGTAAGGGTGATAAGGGGACTTCAGAATCATAACATTATCCCTGTCATACAGTCAACACTTTTTGTCTCACAAAAATGGCACAACGCACGCGACAAAAATCCCGAAGTAAATAAGCTTAATATGCTCCTGAAGGATTACGCCGCGAAGAACAATATTACTTTTGTTGACCTCATTCCACAAATGACATACGATGGGCTCTTGAAGGATGAACTGACTTACGACGGCCTGCACCTGAATGCCAATGGCTATGCCATTTGGCGTGAAAAGCTGGATCAGATCCTGAATAAAATGATTCAATAGGCAATTCTATTACTCATAATTAAAACAAGGTTTCAAGGAAGGTAATTCCTGCCTGATAAAGCGTTATTCAACATCAAGAAGGAAAATTTATATGACTTCAATCAAAGATAAGAACAGGCCGGTAGCTGTTATAGGTCTGGCAATTCTGTTCTCATTTGTTCTTTCTTACATCCCTGAAGGTGTAAACATTGTTTTCTTTAAGACAAAACCCGTCAGCTTATTTTCTGACATTAAACCCGACTCGCTTTTAAGCCTTGGGACTTCACAAAATACAGAAGTTCTCTCTGCCATAAAGCCTGACGGCAGAATGGTATATGCCTCTTTCCCGGGGCAGTTCCTTTTTGAATCTCTTAGCCGCATTTTAAGCGCTGATCAGTTTTCACCTGAGGGTAATTCATCTCAGCCGGCTCAGACAAACGTTGGACTTTCAGGTAATGTGGCCCAGATGAGGAACTTCTTTGATGCACTCAAGCAGTCCCGCTCAAAAAGCGTCAGAATAGCCCACTATGGCGATTCAGGGCTTGAAGGCGACCTTATTGATGCCGATATGAGACAGGACCTCCAGAAGAATTTCGGCGGCATGGGCGCGGGATTTCTTCCTGTTACATCACAGGACGTTTCATTCAGGGTTTCTACGGGCATTTCTTTCTCGGGCGACTGGAAGACTTCTTCTGTGATAATTGGAAAAGAAGCCAATATTCCTCTCGGAATCAACGGTTTTGCATTTATTCCAAAGGCCGGAAGCTGGGTTAAATACGACTGCTACAACCGCTATTCTTCGGCAAGCGGCTTTAGAACAATTAAAATATATTATTCCGACGCAAAAAATTCATCCATTAAGTATTCCTTCAATAACGGAAGCGAGCAGATGGCTCCTCTTCAGACCGGTAAAGGCGTTAAGGAGCTTCTCCTTACAGTGCCTTCAAACGGCAAATCTTTTAAGATGACTGCAACCGTTTCTGAACAGGCTAAATTCTACGGCATCAGCATGGAATCAGGAGCTGGCGTCTACCTCGACAACTTCGCCTGGAGGGGAAACACAGGAACCTCATTCAGGGACATTTCATCTGAGGTGATGAGAGACTTTAATAAGTACCTTAACTATAAGTTAATCATACTCAGCTTCGGGCAGAATATGGTCTCAACCGGCAGCGTCAACTTCGGCTGGTACGAAAACCAGATGACTAATGTAATAAATGACCTTAAGCGCGATTTCCCGCAGGCAAGCATTCTCCTGGTCAGCGTTGGCGACAGGGCAATAAAGAGGGGAACAAAGTTTGCTACGGACCCGAACGTAATTAAAATGGTGGAATCACAGAAGAAAATTGCCAATTCAACTGGCATTACTTTCTGGAATATGTTTGAGGCTATGGGAGGTGAGAATTCTATAGTCGCATGGGCAAGCTCAGGACTGGCATTCAAGGACTATGGCCACATTTCTCTCGACGGCTCAAAGAAGGTGGCAAATATGTTATCTAAGGCCATTACGAATGCTTATTATTCACATAAATAACGGCAGCAGCCCTGCTTAAAAATGCAGGATCTATTAGCCGCCTGTAATTAAAAAAATTTCCAGAGAGTGAGAGGAAATATTATGATCAACAGATATAATCCGAATGAGACCATCTGGGAACGCTGGAGCCTCAATGCGGCATTGTTCCCCGAGAAAGAGGCTATTGTTCACTGGGATGCCGAGGCTGAACCTTACAGGTGGACATTTGGCAGCCTGCTTCAAAACGCTGACAGGGTTGCCCTTGCACTCATGCGAAAGGGAATCTCAAAAGGTGACGTGTGCGCCATAATCGTTCGGCATAATGCCGGATTCTATCCTCTCTACCTCGCAATTGCAAGCATAGGCGCAATTCCTGCTGTACTGGCATACCCGAACGGAAGACTCCATCCGGAGAAGTTCAGACAGGGGCTTGAGGGAATGGCAAGACATTCGGGACTGGACTGGATAATGACTGAAAGGGAGCTTGAGCACATCATAGCTCCCCTTACACTCAGCCAGAACAGCATGATAAGGGGGATCATTTTCCCTCTGGAACTTCATGAGGACGTTCCCGTAAGTAATGATGAGTATAAGGAAATCCTCAATATACGCAATAACATGAAATCCACAGACCCATTTCTTCTGCAGCATTCCTCGGGCACAACCGGGCTGCAGAAGCCGGTCCTCCTTACGCATAAAGAGATACTGCTTCAGATTGCTAACTATTCAGAGGCAGTAAAGCTTACGGATAAGGATAAGATTGCAACCTGGCTCCCGTTGTACCATGATATGGGCCTCATTGCGGCTTTTCATATGCCCCTGGCCTCAGGTATAACGGCAATTCAGATGGATCCTTTCCAGTGGGTCATGGTGCCGGAAATACTTCTGGACGCCATTTCAAAGGAGAAGGCAACACTTTCATGGCTCCCGAACTTCGCTTTCAACCTGATGTCCGACAAGATACGCACCGAGGACCTGGAAGGCATTTCTCTTGAATCTGTAAGGATGCTCATAAACTGCAGCGAACCTGTAAGGTACGACAGCTTTATGAAATTCCTCGCCTCCTTCGGCCATCTCGGAATCACAAAGGAAAAGCTCGCGGCCAGCTATGGAATGGCTGAAATTACTTTTTCTGCAACACAGACAGAGCCTGGTGTGGAACCAAGACACCTTGAGGTCGACAGGCAGCTGCTTTCAAAGGGGACTGTAAAGCTGGCCAATAGCTCTACACAGGTCGTCCGCGTTTGTGTATCTTCCGGTAAACCGATCGGAAAGACTAAAATAAAGATTCTCGGCCAGGAGGGAAGCGAGCTCCCGGAAGGAATGGTTGGCGAAATTGTAATTAAATCGGAGACAGTTTTTGAAGGCTACAGGAACTATCCGGAAAAAACCGCTGAAGTTCTTAAAGACGGGTGGTATTATAGCGGCGACTACGGATTCTTGTGGGAGGGCTATTTATATGCTATCGGACGCAAAAAAGATATTATTATTGTCGCGGGAAATAATATTTATCCCGAAGACGTCGAGGACCAGGTCATGCAGGCCGGGGGCGTCATACCAGGCAGGGTAATTGCCTTCGGTGAGGAGGACCCTGCAATCGGAAGTGAACAGATCTCGGTTATTGCTGAATCCCACTTTACAGAGCCTGAAATGCTGAAAAAACTCCGTCTGGATATAATTAAAACAGGAATGCAGATAGACGTTACTATAAAAAATGTTTATATTGTGCCTCCAAGATGGCTCATTAAGAGCTCGGCCGGAAAACCGGCCCGCAAGGCAAATATGGAAAGAATATTAAAAAGCAAAGAAGAAGTTTTATGGGGGTAATATGATTTCAGACAGACTGAAAAAAACAATCCTGAATGTCCTTCACCTGGAGGATTTTGAAATTCAGGACGACACCAGAGCCGACGAGGTGCCGGGCTGGGATTCATTAAACCATATTAACGTTATACTGGCAGTCGAAAATGAATACAAGGTCCGCTTTAAGAATATTGAGGTTCTGAAGCTGAAAAATATAGGGGACCTTCAAAAGCTGGTTGATTCAAAAACCAACTGATGGAAATTTAACAACCTTTTCTTAAGTTATTAAAAATTTATAACGGCAAATATCAGGCGGCTTAAAAGAAATGTTACACAATATTGATCTTAATAAGTTTCTCTCACTTTTTACTTATGTCCCGGATGATCCGCTTTTATTCAGCACCGCGGAATTCTTGTTCTTTTTCTTCGCTTTCCTGATATTCTACAGCGCATTTTCAAAAAGCAGAAATTTCCGCGTATACATTCTGATCATATTTTCACTTTTCTTTTACTATAAGGCGGCAGGACTTTATTTCCTCCTACTTATATTCAGCTCTCTGTTTAACTTTTCGGCCGGAAAATTTATAGGGCAAAGTGAAAGCCCCCTGAAGAAAAAAACGGCGCTGATAGCATCAATTGTCGTGAATATTGGCGTTCTGTTCTACTTTAAGTACACGAATTTTTTTATTGAAATAATTAACCATATTGGCTCTTCGGCCATTACTCCTCTGGATATATTCCTTCCCGTCGGAATATCCTTTTTTACTTTCAAGGCGCTCAGCTATGTGCTTGACGTCTTCCTGGAGAAGATGGAACCCGAAGGTAGCTTCAGGGATTTTCTCCTTTATGTTTCCTTCTTCCCAAGTATTCTGGCCGGACCAATTGACCGTGCACCTGAATTTCTGCCTCAGGTTAAAGGTGACGTGAAAATCCCGGAAAACTATATCGGACGGGGAATATTCCTTATCATTGCAGGACTCTTTAAGAAAGCCGTCATTGCCGACTACATCGGGGTAAACTTCGTGGACCGCATTTTTGAAATGCCCACGCGTTATACAGGGGTTGAAAACCTGCTCGCCGTTTATGGCTATGCACTAAAGGTTTACTGCGATTTTTCAGGCTATTCTGATATCGCTATTGGTGTGGCTCTTCTTATGGGCTTTAAGCTCATGGATAACTTCAACTCTCCTTATCAGGCGGCTTCAATTGCTGAATTCTGGAGACGCTGGCATATATCTCTTTCAAGCTGGCTCCAGGATTATCTCTTCCGCCCGCTTCAGATGAAATTCAGAAACCTCAGAACTCTGGGCAACGCTTCAGCTCTCGTAATTACTTTCCTTATCTGCGGACTCTGGCACGGTGCATCATATACATTTATACTCTGGGGCGCAGTGCACGGCCTTATGATGGCTTTTGCCCTCTTTACAAAAAAGCCAAAGCAGATGCTATATGAAAAGCTGGGTATCAGTAACTCTAAGGTACTCCACGTCCTCCAGGTTATTATTACGTTCCATCTCATTGCAGTGACG from Ignavibacteria bacterium includes these protein-coding regions:
- a CDS encoding aminopeptidase, with amino-acid sequence MAKTKLDKAAVIAIKDCMGAKKKEKILVVTDEVKRDIGYVLYNNALSLGYEALLVEMKSRQFNGEEPPAEVAELMQKYDVVFCPTAKSLTHTDARRQASDNGARIATFPGITPEVMIRGLNADYKKIAALTLKLKKVFEKTRTVRVTSPAGTDITMDISGRTAYASKGLFHKKGESGNLPTGETFVAPLEGTSQGVVVVDGSMAGLGMMKNANIRIKVENGYATEIKGGPEAKKLIKLLDAHGKDARNVAEFGIGTNDKAKLSGILLEDEKVMGTIHIAFGDNKSMGGSVRVASHLDGLVKKPTVYFDGKIIMKDGKLLLK
- a CDS encoding fatty acyl-AMP ligase, producing the protein MINRYNPNETIWERWSLNAALFPEKEAIVHWDAEAEPYRWTFGSLLQNADRVALALMRKGISKGDVCAIIVRHNAGFYPLYLAIASIGAIPAVLAYPNGRLHPEKFRQGLEGMARHSGLDWIMTERELEHIIAPLTLSQNSMIRGIIFPLELHEDVPVSNDEYKEILNIRNNMKSTDPFLLQHSSGTTGLQKPVLLTHKEILLQIANYSEAVKLTDKDKIATWLPLYHDMGLIAAFHMPLASGITAIQMDPFQWVMVPEILLDAISKEKATLSWLPNFAFNLMSDKIRTEDLEGISLESVRMLINCSEPVRYDSFMKFLASFGHLGITKEKLAASYGMAEITFSATQTEPGVEPRHLEVDRQLLSKGTVKLANSSTQVVRVCVSSGKPIGKTKIKILGQEGSELPEGMVGEIVIKSETVFEGYRNYPEKTAEVLKDGWYYSGDYGFLWEGYLYAIGRKKDIIIVAGNNIYPEDVEDQVMQAGGVIPGRVIAFGEEDPAIGSEQISVIAESHFTEPEMLKKLRLDIIKTGMQIDVTIKNVYIVPPRWLIKSSAGKPARKANMERILKSKEEVLWG
- a CDS encoding acyl carrier protein; its protein translation is MISDRLKKTILNVLHLEDFEIQDDTRADEVPGWDSLNHINVILAVENEYKVRFKNIEVLKLKNIGDLQKLVDSKTN
- a CDS encoding GDSL family lipase; the protein is MNTGKMPLILIAIFTFLFAQSASAFSTGADSAAYKQNPNYWLQTGLYNIYRTQHSNVVMLGNSITHGVNWNELLGRNDVAERGIPSDMVEGFLSRLDYIYKLNPKVCFIMGGINDIYSGFSVDTVFNEYVRVIRGLQNHNIIPVIQSTLFVSQKWHNARDKNPEVNKLNMLLKDYAAKNNITFVDLIPQMTYDGLLKDELTYDGLHLNANGYAIWREKLDQILNKMIQ
- a CDS encoding NAD(P)-binding domain-containing protein, which produces MDSNSYGFIGGGRITRIILKGLSNTGLTFPNVVVSDIIAGYLEKLKQTYPEICISYNDDKLPARQDIVFLSLHPPLICDILKEIRTELSKNSILVSLAPKITISKMQEALGGFSRIVRVIPNAPSIVNAGYNPVSFSSGITGKEKAAVLDLLKPLGDCPVVPEEKLEAFAVLTAMGPTYLWFQLYELGNIMKEFGLSETEAEEGIKKMAEGALKTMFSGMTSEEVMDLIPIKPIGDVEEKIKETYRNKLLATYNRIKP
- a CDS encoding 6-phosphofructokinase, which translates into the protein MKIGVLTGGGDCPGLNPVIRAVVRKSIQNGHQVVGFTEGWKGLLENKYINLDVDAVSGILHRGGTILRSSRTNVYKVPNGEATIIKNMKDSGIDALVAIGGEDTLGVATKLYKAGVNVVGVPKTIDNDLNATDYTFGFDTAVNIAMEAIDRLHTTAESHNRVMVVEVMGRHAGWIALHSGMAGGADIILIPEQPFKMDEVCDVLKKRHARGKNFSIVVVAEGAQWDTSDEKESMILQSQELDSFGHVRLGGIGNLLASEIEKRTGFETRATILGHVQRGGSPTAFDRVLGTRFGVFAAELVEKGDFGKMASLRGVDIVAVPLEAATGELKTVDAKLMDVAATFFG
- a CDS encoding MBOAT family protein, which codes for MLHNIDLNKFLSLFTYVPDDPLLFSTAEFLFFFFAFLIFYSAFSKSRNFRVYILIIFSLFFYYKAAGLYFLLLIFSSLFNFSAGKFIGQSESPLKKKTALIASIVVNIGVLFYFKYTNFFIEIINHIGSSAITPLDIFLPVGISFFTFKALSYVLDVFLEKMEPEGSFRDFLLYVSFFPSILAGPIDRAPEFLPQVKGDVKIPENYIGRGIFLIIAGLFKKAVIADYIGVNFVDRIFEMPTRYTGVENLLAVYGYALKVYCDFSGYSDIAIGVALLMGFKLMDNFNSPYQAASIAEFWRRWHISLSSWLQDYLFRPLQMKFRNLRTLGNASALVITFLICGLWHGASYTFILWGAVHGLMMAFALFTKKPKQMLYEKLGISNSKVLHVLQVIITFHLIAVTWVLFGATSFSSAMDMFSQIFNYFKGGVFVQFVQAFPSVFALIIAGYVLHFIPKSFEVKSAGLLTKTPLWGKALILAVMIWVVAQAKSADLQPFIYFQF
- a CDS encoding UvrD-helicase domain-containing protein, yielding MTLLKTLNLEQKEAVEYLDGPQMIVAGAGSGKTRVLTYKIAYLIDQGFEPSSILALTFTNKAANEMKQRIRSLIGESANHLWMGTFHSIFAKILRIEAEKINFKSNFSIYDTEDSSALVSTILQEMNWMMEGVTANSIHHKISFLKNQMIYPKEYADNIASSVLERKIADIYEEFNKRLHENNSMDFDDLLLKPIELFKEKEKVLQKYKKKFTYILVDEYQDTNRAQYELLRLLVSSKRNICVVGDDAQSIYGWRGADIRNMLDFERDFPKAKIFRLEQNYRSTKTILAAAGSVIKNNQEQIAKTLWTENNDGEELALVRCSDEKDEAYQLTKLIKEEISQKKLSYKDFAILYRINSQSRALEDAFRRERIPYRIIGGIEFYKRKEVKDVIAYLRVLANQADEESLLRIMNFPQRGIGNTSISKMIAFARKHHLTLFDTMMRVFEVIEVKERIQKNVKAFKLLLDKYITLNEKLSLSELISALIDELGILRVYKEENTPESLVRYENIQELLNAISDYSKSVPNATMEQYLAEVSLVSGVDQMEDENNSVTMMTVHSAKGLEFPVVFVSGLEEDIFPLAPKFNSDARIEEERRLFYVALTRAQSKVFLTYARSRYRFGEVAYQSKSRFIEELDPATYVELNGAAGRKGSSRRTKKDFMYDEHYQEDYDDFNQEQKSLRMGSKVMHEKFGLGKVQQINGIGEMQRVTVAFEEAGVKQLLVKFAKLKVL